In a genomic window of uncultured Sphaerochaeta sp.:
- a CDS encoding TIGR00282 family metallophosphoesterase produces the protein MSIRVLFLGEIVGRPGIQTVKETLKTLRQEKQIDLVIANGEGATNGFGLGRAHSMQLLKLGIDVLTGGEKIYYKMDMVEFIAKNPSILRPANYPQQNPGRGVRYLMVKETKVCVINILGNADFPRTHLSNAFSLAQMLVDKAKEDGALALVQFHASPTAEKLSLGFMLDGKASAVIGTHTKVLSADATILKGGTAYITDNGRCGSQLSVGGFDKQVEIDKLISQVPSRSQESWEDLRLVGVLVDIADDGKATSIETIQIPVEPKTDEKEQKDV, from the coding sequence ATGAGCATACGAGTACTCTTTTTGGGCGAAATAGTAGGGAGACCTGGCATCCAAACCGTCAAGGAAACCCTGAAGACCCTCAGACAGGAAAAACAGATCGACCTGGTCATTGCAAATGGCGAAGGAGCAACCAATGGCTTTGGCCTTGGTCGTGCCCACAGCATGCAATTGCTGAAGCTTGGAATTGATGTGCTTACCGGCGGGGAGAAAATCTACTACAAGATGGATATGGTTGAGTTCATTGCAAAGAACCCGAGTATCCTCAGACCAGCCAACTACCCCCAGCAAAATCCGGGACGAGGGGTCCGCTATCTTATGGTCAAGGAGACCAAGGTGTGTGTGATCAACATCCTGGGCAACGCTGACTTCCCCCGCACCCATCTCTCCAACGCCTTCAGCCTGGCACAAATGCTGGTTGACAAGGCAAAAGAGGATGGTGCCCTTGCTCTTGTGCAATTCCATGCCTCGCCCACCGCGGAGAAGCTCTCGCTGGGTTTCATGCTGGACGGTAAGGCCAGCGCGGTCATAGGAACCCATACCAAGGTGCTCTCTGCTGATGCCACCATTCTCAAAGGCGGCACTGCCTACATCACCGACAACGGTCGCTGCGGAAGCCAGCTGAGTGTCGGAGGGTTCGACAAGCAGGTGGAGATCGACAAACTCATCTCCCAGGTTCCTTCCCGCTCACAAGAGAGTTGGGAGGATCTTAGGCTGGTCGGGGTGCTGGTGGATATCGCAGATGACGGAAAGGCAACCTCCATTGAGACAATTCAGATTCCGGTGGAGCCAAAGACAGACGAAAAGGAACAGAAGGATGTTTGA
- a CDS encoding SoxR reducing system RseC family protein produces the protein MFEIVTVTKIVSKQMLEVSCTSSACNGCKGETFCNTKGKRFEAWNKHMLPAQPGSTVEIYLQPGRTIAGTLITLIFPLLLFPAGYYLSILLGSGELASFLFGILGILVGFLGVWLYFRRSQAHYLPVVERILSEESEN, from the coding sequence ATGTTTGAGATAGTTACCGTGACAAAAATCGTATCGAAGCAGATGCTGGAAGTCTCCTGCACCAGTTCCGCCTGCAATGGATGCAAGGGTGAAACCTTCTGCAACACCAAGGGCAAGCGGTTCGAGGCATGGAACAAGCATATGCTGCCTGCCCAGCCTGGTTCTACAGTGGAAATCTACCTGCAGCCTGGCCGTACCATTGCCGGTACACTCATCACCTTGATCTTCCCGCTCTTGCTTTTTCCTGCAGGGTATTATCTCTCCATCTTGCTTGGCTCAGGCGAGCTGGCCTCGTTCCTCTTCGGGATTCTTGGCATCCTGGTAGGGTTTCTGGGAGTTTGGTTGTACTTCCGCCGCAGTCAGGCCCACTACCTTCCGGTAGTCGAGCGAATCCTCTCCGAAGAGAGTGAAAATTGA
- a CDS encoding beta-glucosidase — MIKRAVELMMKRIVQKRMQEMLAPRESQPDYEPMRLLLPPSDEPSVAKRVLAQLTEEEKISLLSGVDEFCIPGVPRLGLKRVWSSDATLGLRNWKTDVTDFPASSALASSFDRELLGRVGAVLGEECRALGVGVLLGPGVNLARVPVCGRNFEYFGEDPYLSGEMAAAYIKGVTTYPVITCVKHFACNNSEYDRHKSNSVVDERTLRELYLPAFKRSIEAGSLALMTSYNQVNGTYTSEHPYLLEGILRGEWGFDTLVVSDWNSLYSTEGVLAHGVDLEMPGPRYLAKEQVQSCLQAGTARQSMIDEKVLHLLTTYEKAGLFSVPMADRKCKAATTGHRDIALEAACASVVLLKNEGALLPLAKEARLCIGGSLIGKASQGGGSSMVALQAGVPTLASVLEGHAERLPRFWYCNPTWRRKVAQADAVVLQVGFDHIEESEAYDKPWQLLASDKASIHQAAKLNAKTVVIVQSGGAVGMESWHAAVPAIFLSSFLGSSTAQALKALLFGEANPSGKLCHTLAHSLDEYRSMRTYPTDFAHLSLDRLRKGQGDPAVRSVGNLEYSEALMMGYRQFDTEKLQPLFCFGHGLSYTHFLYEDLECEAAPDGWKLSFSVCNGTERAGSEVCQLYVRPLEPKVFRSMQELKGFVKVHLGPQEMKRVSLDVPYSALERWDLERWAFVSDEGQYELCIGSSSRDIRLQCMVTYEKRKPEV; from the coding sequence ATGATCAAGAGGGCTGTTGAGCTGATGATGAAACGCATTGTACAGAAGAGGATGCAAGAAATGCTTGCCCCTCGGGAAAGCCAACCTGACTATGAGCCCATGCGCCTCCTGCTTCCTCCCAGTGATGAGCCTTCGGTGGCAAAACGGGTACTTGCCCAACTAACCGAGGAGGAGAAGATTTCCCTGCTTTCCGGTGTGGATGAGTTCTGTATTCCTGGTGTTCCGCGCCTGGGGCTCAAGAGGGTCTGGAGCAGTGATGCAACCCTAGGTTTGAGAAACTGGAAGACGGATGTGACAGACTTTCCCGCATCCTCCGCCCTTGCCTCGAGTTTTGATCGCGAGCTGCTTGGGCGCGTAGGCGCCGTATTGGGCGAAGAGTGCCGAGCCCTGGGTGTAGGAGTGCTCCTCGGGCCGGGGGTGAATCTGGCCCGGGTTCCCGTATGTGGCCGTAATTTTGAATACTTTGGTGAGGACCCCTATCTGAGCGGAGAGATGGCTGCTGCCTACATCAAGGGAGTGACCACCTACCCGGTCATCACCTGCGTGAAGCACTTTGCCTGCAACAACAGCGAATATGACCGGCATAAGTCCAATTCGGTGGTGGATGAACGGACGCTCAGAGAGCTCTATCTGCCTGCCTTCAAGCGTAGCATTGAGGCAGGATCTCTCGCCCTGATGACCAGCTACAACCAGGTGAACGGCACCTATACCAGCGAACACCCCTACTTGTTGGAGGGGATTCTCAGAGGGGAGTGGGGCTTTGACACCCTGGTGGTCTCTGATTGGAACTCCCTGTACAGCACCGAGGGAGTGCTTGCCCATGGCGTAGATCTTGAGATGCCCGGCCCCCGTTACCTTGCAAAGGAGCAGGTGCAGTCGTGCCTGCAAGCTGGGACTGCCAGGCAATCGATGATTGATGAAAAGGTGCTTCATCTGCTCACAACGTATGAGAAAGCCGGGCTCTTTTCCGTCCCGATGGCTGACAGGAAATGCAAGGCAGCAACCACTGGGCATCGTGACATAGCTCTTGAGGCCGCTTGTGCTTCGGTGGTGCTGCTCAAGAATGAGGGAGCTCTGCTTCCCCTTGCCAAGGAAGCCCGCCTGTGCATCGGTGGCAGTCTCATCGGGAAAGCCAGCCAAGGGGGAGGATCCTCCATGGTAGCCTTGCAAGCAGGGGTTCCGACCCTTGCCTCGGTCTTGGAAGGGCACGCAGAGCGGCTCCCACGGTTCTGGTATTGCAATCCTACGTGGAGAAGAAAGGTGGCCCAGGCCGATGCAGTGGTATTGCAGGTAGGGTTTGACCACATTGAGGAGAGCGAGGCGTACGACAAGCCGTGGCAGTTGCTTGCCAGTGACAAGGCGTCGATTCATCAAGCTGCGAAATTGAATGCAAAGACGGTGGTCATCGTGCAGAGTGGGGGAGCCGTTGGGATGGAAAGCTGGCATGCTGCAGTCCCTGCGATATTTCTCTCCTCCTTTCTCGGTTCTTCGACTGCACAAGCGTTGAAGGCACTGTTGTTCGGAGAGGCCAATCCCTCAGGCAAGCTCTGCCATACCCTGGCACATTCGCTTGACGAGTATCGATCGATGCGAACCTACCCCACAGACTTTGCCCATCTGAGCCTTGATCGGCTTCGCAAGGGGCAGGGCGACCCGGCTGTGCGTTCGGTGGGGAACCTTGAATACTCCGAGGCACTGATGATGGGATACCGGCAGTTCGATACGGAGAAGTTGCAGCCGCTTTTCTGTTTTGGCCATGGGCTCTCCTACACACACTTCCTGTACGAGGACCTGGAGTGCGAAGCTGCCCCTGATGGCTGGAAGCTCTCCTTCTCCGTGTGCAATGGCACTGAACGGGCGGGCAGTGAGGTGTGCCAGCTCTATGTCCGGCCCCTTGAACCCAAGGTGTTCAGATCTATGCAGGAGCTGAAAGGGTTTGTGAAAGTACATCTGGGCCCGCAGGAAATGAAGCGGGTGAGTCTGGATGTACCCTATTCGGCATTGGAACGTTGGGATCTGGAACGCTGGGCTTTTGTCAGTGATGAGGGGCAGTATGAACTGTGCATCGGATCGAGCAGCCGCGACATTCGTCTGCAGTGCATGGTGACATATGAAAAAAGGAAGCCAGAGGTCTGA